The Chiloscyllium punctatum isolate Juve2018m chromosome 15, sChiPun1.3, whole genome shotgun sequence sequence ATCACAAGGCAGAAAATTCTAGAAGATTTCAGATTCAGGATTCCTCAGCAGCAGAACTCTGAAGAACGGTATTGTACAAGGATGATACCCTGGACATCCAAAGCCAGACATCGTAGGTCGGAATCGTAGCTAAATTCCACCATGAATCAGGTAATACCCAAGCTGGGTTGTGAGGCCTAACTCGCTGACCTGAGGTCCTTATTTTGGCTGCCACGTGCAATAAAGATTAAATACAGACTCACCTCAATTATCCGtatttcggattatccgaacaaggtcTCAAGGTCTAataaaaacattacatcaaagaggtaggTGAATTTGGATTGCCTGtactgaagaacatgtgaaaacACTGGCAAAATCAAAGAAACACAATTACCTAAAGCAACAATGACTGGAGTTTTTTGTTTCACGGAAGGGTTAGTTACACAATCCTTTTCAAAGGTAAGTGCTTCATTTCCGTCACTTTACTGGGCAGTTCTTGAAAAAAATTGCCGAGAAAGTAAACACGCGCAAGGCAGTGCTTCTAATTTCTTACTGTGACACTGAGTTCACAGAAACTTGACAAATGCTCTTGTGATTGTAGAAGCTGATCAGGACCTTGCTTAATGCAGGGATTTCATATATTTATGTGATGTTAAGGGTTTAAGTCCTTCTCAGTTTAACCTGCAATTTGCAGAATGCAAAGATTAGTTTGTTCAAATAGCAGACTCATCAAAATTATTGATTGAAACAAACTCTCTGGTAGAGCACTGCGATCTGAACGAAAAGTGCTCGCCCAACTCATTCAgataatagaggttcctctgtTTTAACACTTGATTGTCTTGGAGATTCCTTAGTAAGTAGCCAAATTAAAGGTAGCTTGTGGTAATTCACCCACAAGATCTAATTGAAGTTTGTAAGATGCTAAAGGAGATTAACAAAGTAGAcgcagagaagatgtttccccttgtggggcaaTGTAGGTTAAGAGGCTGAAAGATTTGGGAGGATGTACTGCAACATTGAGTCAAAGTTAAaatcagatcggccatgatcttattgaacggcAGAGTAAGCTGGAGGAGCTGAGTGGCTTCCTTACGGTCCTCGTTCATATGAGAGGTCATCGTTTTAGGCTTAACATGTGGCACGTTTAATAACAGACATGACGagtgttggtacctgggacttcgatgatgtggccattacagagacgtgggtagaacagggacaggaatggctgttgcaggttccagggtttaaatgtttgagtagggtcagagatgggggtaaaagagggggaggtgtggcattgcttgccaaggatagtattacagcagtagaaagggtgatggaggaagacttgccatctgaggtagtgtgggcggaggttagaaataggaaaggtgaggtcaccctgttaggaggtTTCtccaggcctcctaatagtccgagagaagtagaggaaagtattgccaggatgattcaggagaagagtgaaagtagcagggtggttgttatgggggactttaacttcccagatattgactgggaaagctatagctcgagttcgttaggtgggtcggtgtttgtccaaagtgtgcaggagggtttcctgacacaatatgtagacaggccaacaagaggtgaggctatactggatttggttcaaggtaatgaaccaggccaggtgttagacttggaggtaggtgagcacttcgggggcagtgaccacaactcggtgacttttactctagtgatggagagggataagtgtgcactgcaggccaacagttatagctgggggcagggaaattatgatgcggtgaggcatgacttaggatgcgtggattggaaaaataggcttcaagggaagaacacaaatgatatgtggagattgttcaaggaagagctaatgggtgtccttgataagtatgtaccagtcaggcagggagtaaagggtcttgtgagggagccgtggtttaataaggaatcggaatcccttgtgaaagggaagagggcggcctatgtaaagatgaggcgtgaaggttcagttggggcgattgagagttataaggtagccaggaaggatctaaagagagagctaagagcagcaaggaggggacatgaaatgtCCTTCGTTGGTAGgcttagggaaaacccaaaggctttctataggtatgtcaggaataaaaggatgactagggtaggtattggtccagtcaaggatagtagtgggaaattgtgtgtagaggcggaggagattggtgagacactaaatcaatacttttcgtcagtattcactcaggaacaggacactgttgctgatgtgaatattgagtcacaagtgattagaatggatggcattgaggtacgtagggaagaggtctggggaatactggaaaggatgaaaatagataagtcccctgggcctgatggcatttatcttaggatcctctgggaagctagggaggagatagcggagccattggccttgatttttatgtcgtcgttgtctacgggaatagtgccagaagactggaggatagcgaatgtggtccccttgttcaagaaggggagcagggatagcccgagtgactataggccagtgagtctcacttttgttgtgggcaaagtcttagagagaattgtaagggataggatttaatgaacatctggataggaataatgtgatcaaggatagtcagcatggttttgtgaagggcaggtcgtgcctcacaaaccttactgaattctttgagaaggtgaccaaggaagtggatgagggtaaagcagtagatgtggtgtacatggattttagcaaggcgttcgataaggtatcccatagcaggctaatgcaaaaactacggaggtatggcattgagggtgcattagaggtttggattaggaatgagctggctggaaggagacagagggtagtagttgatggtatagttcatcttggagcgcagttactagcggtgttccagaaggatctgttttgggaccattgctgtttgtcatttttataaatgacctggaggaggggcttgaaggctgcgtgagcaagtttgcagatgacacgaaagtctgTGGAGTTATGGACAGCGAAGGctgatgtggcaggttacagcgcgatacagataagttgcagagctgggcagtaaggtggcaaatggaattcaatgtagctaagtgtgaagtcattcactttggtaggagtaacaagatgatggattactgggctaatggtagactacttggtagtgtggataagcagagggatcttggcgtccatgtacacagatctttgaaagttgccacccaggtaaatagtgcagtgaagaaggcatatggtgtactgggctttgttggtagaggaattgagttccggagtcctgaggtcatgttgcagttgtataagactctggtgtggcctcatctggagtattgtgtgcagttttggtcgccatactataggaaggatgtggaggcattggaacgagtgcagaggaggtttaccaggatgttgcctggcatggtaggaagatcatatgaagaaaggctgaggcacttgggacttttctcactggagaaaagaaggtttggggagatttgatagaggtgtacaagatgattaggggtttagatagggttgacagtgagaacctttttccacgtatggagtcagctgttactaggggacacagctttaaattaaggggtggtaggtataggacagatgttaggggtagattttttacgcAGCGGGTTGTGAATTCAtgaaatgccctgccagtagcagtggtggactctccctctttatggtcatttaagcaggcactggacaagcatatggaggttattgggctagtgtaggttaggtaggcttcggtcggcgcaacatcgagggccgaagggcctggactgcgctgtatttttctatgttctatgttctcataaGGGTATTTGCTTCTCCAGAGTGTGACAGTCACTGAATAAATTTGAGGTGGTGGACAATTTTTTAGTCAGTAATGGTTTCAAGACAGTGGGCAGGACTGTGGAGTTGAGGCCGGATGCAATCAGCCACAATCCTGTTTAAGTGAATCACCCATCTTTCCTCCTAAACTAATCAGGACCCTCATTCTCTTAAAGTTCTCGGGACTTTCCGACTCTGCCCGGTATTCCCAAGGGATAGCCCGGAATTGGAGGTAGCCGATCCCGGCCTCAAGGCAGCGTTGAGCTAGCACACGGCCCACAGTCTCGGCTGCAGTGACGTCCCGGGTGCTGTCTCGGTGCTTCTTGATGGACCACTCTTGGGTCGAAGCTGAGATGACCACCTCGCCCTGACTGCTTGCTGTCTCCACACAGGCTGTGACGTGCCTCTGGCTCTTCCTGAAACGCAACCTGGCATCAAGCAGTAGAGAGACAGAAAAATCAATGACAAAGGAAATGAGAGATATCAGCAGCAAATCATTCTGTGAGGCACCACTTACCACAACTGCACTCCCCTACTCCAGCTCCAACACACTGGTATGCTTCCAAAAAAAATGTGGAAAACTTGCCCGAACGTGTCGAAATCAAATCAATGGTACGATCAAGACAAGTTCAGCGAATGGGCAAATGCAATTTGGTTTAATATATTTCAACGAGAGGTccggtagcaaaaacaggaaaaaaaatgaaTGTTCATCAACTGAGAAAGGAGACGTTACACGAGCAGGGTGTCCCTCATACACGCAAGTCTTTGAAAGTCAGCGTTGCCggagcagcaggcagtgaaggtaCGTTGGCTTTGATGGTGAGAGGATTGGATTACAGGAGCAGAGATGCCTTTCTACAATTGTACAGTGTGAGTCCATACCGTGGTgaattgcgtgcagttttgggtTTCTTATCTGAGGAAGTACACAGGGTAGCACAAAGGAGGAATGCCTCCATCTACAGAGTGGAGAGCTTGTGGAAGTCTCtgcagcaaaaaaaaacattaCATGAGGCTAAAACATCACATAGACAGAGTCAAAGgcatatacagcacggaaatagacccttcggtccaactcatccaagcctATCAGATAATTCTAATACCATTTGCCAGTCTttagcccatatgcctctaactccttcctattcatatacctatccaaatgcattttaaatgttgtaattgtaccagcctccaccacttcctctggcagctcattcgatacacataccaccctctgcatgaaaaaagttgccccttaggttccttttaaatcttttccctttcctctagttttggacttccctaccctgagAAAACACCCAGgcgattcaccctatccatacccctcttgattttagaaacctccatATGTGTCAAccctccgctccagggaaaaaacatTCCTaactcttgtaaatcttttctgcacccttcaacttgaacagcatcttccctactgcagggggaccagaattgaacgcagtattccagaactggccgaaccaatatcctgtCCAGTCACAGCATGAcatccctatactcaatgcactgaccaataaaggcaagtgtattaaatgccttcttcactactttatctacttgtgactccactttcaaggaactgagtGAATCTGCACCCCCagaactttgttcagcaacactgccaagACTTTATCCTTAAGTGTCCAAGTCCTGTCCTAATTTGCCTGACCAAAAAtgtagtacctcacatttatctaaactaaattccatctaccactatTCAGTTCATTtgcccaactgatcaaggtcctgttgtactctggagaaagtgaggacggcagatgctggagatcagagtcaagagtgtggtgctggaaaagcacagcaggtcaggcagcatccgcggagcaggagaatcaactttttgagcataagctcttcatcaggaatgaggcttgtgggtcggggctgagagataaatgggaggggggctgGGGTTGGGAGGAGGTAGCTGGAAaaacgataggtggatgaagttgAGGGAGGTGATAGGTTagcgggggcagtgatggacggtgcggagggtggtgctgagttagagccttgggactgggactgggactggtaCTGGGTTGggcgtgggggggtggggggggaggcacggatgaggaaactgttgaaatccatgtttatcccgtgtggttgcagggtcccaaggcagaatgaggcattcctcctccaggctcTTGAGTAGTGTTTGGACAAATAAGCAGAAAAatagccactaggatacatgaacaactagccacaaaaagacacgactcattctcactagtatccttacatacagatgaggaaggacaccacttcgactgggacaacacatccatcctaggacaagccaaacagagacacccatgagaattcctcgaagcatggcattccaaccggaactctatcaacacacacattgacttggaccccatttaccatcccctgaggaaaaaaacaggaaattacatcaccaacccaaggaaacttgaagacataaatagaaagcgggacgtaacaccagcacttcaccagaggctcattgatgatgttacccagtatggtgtcagaatgtctgaaaacaaaccttccagctcagcgagcaaacttacatccagaacctcaacctgagctacaaatattctcaaaCACACCTACTGACCATTCCTCCCCTActtccatccaaatcatttatataaatgacaaaaagcaatggagcCAGCTGATTCTTGCAGTACACTTcggatcacaggcctccaatctgaataacaaccctccagcaccatcctctgtgtcttcaagccaattttgtatccaattggctagcttttCCTGgcttccatgtgatctaaccatgcGAAcctgtctaccatgcagaaccttggcGAATGCCTTGCTTAAATCTGTATAGATAACATCTGCCTTCTTCAATCGTctttgtcacttcatcaaaaactcaattaagttggtGAGATaccatttctcatgcacaaaaccatgttgaatatccctaataagtccttggctttccaaatgcacatagatcctatccctcacaatcccctccaacaacttacccaccactgacatcagttccctggcttttgcttactacctttcttaaataaagacaccacattagccaccctccaatctactGGCACTTCATtcgtggctatcgatgatacaaatatatcagcaagggACCCAAAAATCACTTCCCATACTTCTGAGGCGTTAGATAAAGATCTTGGGATTACAGGAATGAAATGGGATCAGGGAACCGGGTtggctgatcagccatgatcacatggaTTGTTAAAAGGGGTAAACAGCCTCCTCCTTTGCTTATACTGTATGTTTCTATGAACCCTGTGTGACCTTATTTCTGAGTCAATGCATGTGAACATGGCGCTACAGCTAGCAATTTGGAAAACAAGTAGTCCTTTGACCTTTTTATGAGTAGTAGTGAGTCCAGCCGTTAAACTGTCTTCCATTTTCTTCCACGCAATTTTGGTGAGATGGAATATTCCATCTAGTTttgacattcctgataaagggcttacccccggaacgtcgactctcctgctcctcggatgctgcgtgacctgccatgtttttccagcgccacacttttcgactctagttttgaggcacagtctcagaataaaagggaagcatgaggaggaatttcttctctcagaggggagtgaatctgcgGAACTCTTGACCACAGAGGGCGGTCGAGGCTGAGTCATTAATTATATTGAAGGCTGCGATGAGATTTTTAATCTGGAAGGGATCAAAGATTATAAAGAAAGACAGGAAGTGGAGTTGATAATTGCCAAATCAGCCATGACCCCATCGGACAAAAGAGTACATTCAATTGGCTGACCTCTGTTCCAACATCATATGGACTGTCAGGTAGATACTGCGGTTACTCAGGGAACACAGCAACTAACGTGCAGACAGCAAGAACTGACTAACAGCACTGTGATATCGGGCTGATTGCCTGTTTTCACCAACTGGACACAAGTTTTAAAGATTCAGATTGGCATTCACAGTGCTTCTTCCAAGGAGGTCACGAAATCTTTAATATGGGCTTCAGACAGCAATCAGCCAGTTAGATGTCACAGAGGGACACAgtctggcactccctcagcactgaccctccaacagtgtgctACTCCAGTACAACAGTTCTCACATCAGCCCAGATACCAATGGTTAGATTTCTGCTCTCAAGTCTAACCCAGAATCTCGGAAGTCTGAGACAAGAGGACTATTCACTGAAGAATTTTCACATTCACTCGGTCAGAGGCAGAACTCAGGGACAAAGAGCTGACAGCCACTGGCAATGGAAACGGGAAATTGGCagaaactgacacagcagtgaacctgcacagttactgcctttgctgtttgaattcgtgaaTCACTGGACATTGGAATACATCTGGGAAAACAAacaagtgaaattcacaactaatcttggaggaacctgtttgggagaggggacagcacagaaacaggtacgTGGATATTTTAAGCATGACCTTACAGTAAATCTGCAGTTGTGTGTAGAGTTGGTGTTTTATTAtgtttttttgagatatgtctcttgattaaacttaaaatataagccacaagtattaatttaacctggtgcagtgttttgtagaggaataagacagtgctattttctgtgcCTGTCGACtaaaagcaaaaatggcctttagtggagtgatatgctcttcttgtcggatgtaggagttcagggagagtttaagggttactgaggaCTATATCTGCAATATATGCCGTTGATTACgaatcctttcaaattgaatggatcggttggagagacagttcgaggtaatgaggaatttacaagagcagggagacatgatggatggcagttataggaagagggaaaagatgcagatacagtcacatagattggttaactccaggaaaggtaagagaggtagacagtaagtgcaggagtcttctgtggctatccccatttcaaataagtatgctgttttggaacatGTGGggttgatggattctcagggaaacgtAGCAAACAGCCAAGATTCTGGTATTGAGACCAGTTCTAATGCAATGAcaggtacatcaggttccaagagatcgattgaaTTTGAGGACTGTCTAGAATTTGAGGACAGATGGTCCTGTGGCCAGCagcataaaatcagaatggtgtgttgcattCCTGGTGCCAGAGTCAAGAATGTCTCAGAggggatgcagaatgttctcaagtggaagaggggccagcaggaggtcattggaaccaatgacataggaagggaaaaggttgagattctgaaaggagattacagggagttaggcaggaatttaaaaaggaggcccaTGAGAGtactaatatctggattactcctggtgctatgagctagtgagggcaggaataggaggacagagcagatgaatgcatggctgaggagcaggtgcacgggagaaggattcaaaattttggatcattggaagctcttttggggtagaggtgacctgcacaagaaggatggattgtacctaaattggaagaggactaatatactggcagggagatttgttagagctgcttgggaagatttaaactagtatgatgggggtgtgggacccagggcgatagtgaggaaagagatcaatctgagactggttcagttgagaacaaaggcgagtcaaacagtaagggcaggcaggaacaaagcagagaacagagtaggactgataaattaaactgcatttatttcaatgcaagaggcctaacagggaaggcagatgaactgagggcatgGGTAGGAACGTGAGACTGGGATATATTAACAATTAGATAcacatagctcagggatggacagaactggctgcttaatgttccaggatacaaatgctaggaaggatagaaagggaggcaacagaggagggggagtggcgtttttgataagggatagcattactgctgtactgagggaggatattcccgaaaatacatccagggaagttatttgggtggaactaaaaTAAGAAAGGGCTTGTTGTGCTTGTATTAGAGACTCCCTCAtagccagagggaaattgagaaacaaatttgtaaggagatctcagaacTAGAGCATAtaagcttagggtgagaggggaagacataaaagagacctaagtggcaactttttcacacagagggtggtgcgtgtatgaaatgagctgccagaggaagtgatggaggctggtacaattacaacgccTGTCCCGGATACCACACCCCGCCCGGAGACTGAGCCCCGTCGACCCTGACACCTTGAACTGGTCACTAGCCCCGCCCCTGACCGCTAAGCCGGAAGCTGGCCTTCACGGCAATGACGGAACCGTCGCAGTGGGCAGGGCTTCCGTTCGTATCCTTCATTTGATTGGCGTTTGGATGAAGTCCCATCTccaatccacacaccatccccttcCCTCACAACTATCCTCcaatctgtccccattccacacatCATCCTCAATCTCTCATAACTGGCCTCatcccctgctgttattagactgctgcaAGGACCCCTCTCAGTTAAAATAATGTTGATATTGCTGTTCTTGAAActgctttgtgcaccttctgtgcagtgtaacctgtatgcctggCTCTGCCCAGACACCCTCTGATCTATATGTCCTTGCTTGTTATGATCTGTTTgttctgctcacaaaacaaagctgcaCTTAGATTACGACAAAAAATactgcaggaggctggaggacaCAGCAAgcaaagcagcatcaggaggtcttgaagaagagttatacccgaaacatcgacatctccacctcctgatgctgcctggcttgctgtgttcttcgaGCCTCCTGCTTGTTTATTTCACTCTACTTGGGTAcacgtgactacaataaatcaagatGTGGAGGCACATtctctcccagtcagggaacacttcagcagtcagggacatcCGGCCTCAGATCTTCAGGGGACTGTCCTCCAAGGCCGACTTCGGGATACGCAACATTGCACTGTGGCCGGTCAGAGGCTCAtacaagtttggtacccatgaggatagCTTCAACCAGGATTTTGGGTTCATGCCACACGACAGGGGAGCGCACTACACAATACCCACACACTGTTACATACTCACATGGACCctatcatacacacacatacaccacccacactcacacccatgtacacactctctcacaggcttatTCTCCGTcatactcatgcacacactctaccaagaatgcgcacacgcaaacacaccctcTCACAAGCATTAacacttacatgcacacactcacagtctttaCCCATATAAAATCATTCAGAGTCTCTGAGActtacatgcacgcacacactcatataagtctatggggtgatttTGCGTTTACAGTATTGTAATTGCAGAtagattctattttgttcaaaaagcacacaatttgcaagcagtcaatgcaagcagtcaatccatgtaacattttacaaattcctactttggaaatagaaccagtctggctcAAGATTAAGATACAGACAGGCTCTAACTTCACAcagttaatgcattgtctgagctgaaatgtcatCTCTTTTCTAATAAAGCCTGAAGTTATCTCAagcatgtgacttgaaagaagttctgggatttacatattaatgaactgaaacctgcagcccattctaaaagatgaaggacgtaacagcaatctaggtttgttcaacatatttcagttgcatgacactgtgatctttttctataaagtctgtgtcttatagtcctgctccacagctccctcatgaaggagcagtgctgtgaatgctggtacttccaaataaacctgttggactacaacctggtgccgtgtgatttttaacaatctcCATCCCCTGTCTTCATCCTCCACACTATCACATATTTCATATCGACCCCATCCCTACACTGTTCCAAACCTCCAACACCATCCTCATTCCACACACCATGTCCATCATTActctcactttcccacaccaTTTCTCTCATCCCATTGGACAATCTCCACGTCAAGCAACACATTCATCCCAACTATTAGCCCCCATCGAATTGGCCATTCCCCTCATCCAAGGTAACTGTCTATAATTTTCAGTGAGGCCCCACATCATCTATCTACTCAGCATTGTGTTCTGGCTCAGATtcctcaacttctcctcatatgACAACCCAGAACCATTCTTGTAGACCTTCTCTGTCACTTCCTTGGGTAACACATCCCTCCTTTGACACAGGGCTCATAGCTGCTCACAATGTAGAAAATGCCGTCTGACCAGAACTTCGTACAGCCTCAACAGTTCacttctgctcttgtattctagtcgattcaaaacaaatgcaaacactgcatttgccttcctaactgttcACTGAATCCACTTGATACCTCAAAAGGTTTCTGAATTAAAACTCTGAAATACAGTATCCACATCCTTCATCCTGTGTCCTACTGCCCACCTCACCATCACTGCTATGTTATTGGCGAGTTTCCATGATCATCaccaaacctcctctgcactatcTCCCACATCCTATTGGCCATTCCCAGAATCCAACATTACTGGCATCCCAATGGTCAGTTACCATGGCCATCATAGCACTCCATACCTAACCCACCATCACTCTAAACCCAGCATGCACATCTCCATGTCCAGTCTCCATGTACAttatcactctctttctcacatataCCTCACCAACATTCCCATCCTATTGACATTCATGCCATCATTCCTCTGCCTGACCGCCCACATCATCACACCAACACCAATGGCTAATCACCATGTCCATTATTACTCTGACAGCTCACCATTGTTGCAAGCCCAGTCACTCATCTCCGGAGGCAGCATCATTCTGTCttctgtgatgatactatggctttatgTATTGTATTATGACATGGTGGtgaactcctctgttaattaaacgaAACACCCAAAAAAgttcacctcacctcataatctgttaaaatatgagtaatAGAGAAcatccaaattccactatttagagAAAATAACATTAATTTATTCCTTatctctaaaagtgaacattaaacaacaattcacaactctaagctccttcctccctctcttaactgcttattgtcTGCCTACAATTCTGTAACAATGAACTCTTCCAATAAAAAAAATATTAATATTACATCAATTTAGTTTCAAAACCATATAGTGGCTGT is a genomic window containing:
- the LOC140485959 gene encoding large ribosomal subunit protein uL18m-like; the protein is MIIKPDVWELGEGASSPEIVELGIESRGLSSSQAENKVLFIQLSFSGTQLLRFRKSQRHVTACVETASSQGEVVISASTQEWSIKKHRDSTRDVTAAETVGRVLAQRCLEAGIGYLQFRAIPWEYRAESESPENFKRMRVLISLGGKMGDSLKQDCG